ATCAACAGCCGCCGAACGGTTTTCGTGATGTCCTGGATGGCAGGGGTGTTCACCACGATCAGTTCGGAGTGGTAGTCCAGCCGGGTGTCGTCGTAGTCGGCGCGTTCGGACGGTGCCAGCTCGCACCAATCTCCGCGCAGCTCAGGCGCAGAGCGGTCACGGCCAACCCAGCGATTCCAGCCCTCCTTGGTGGTCAGTGGGGCGTCCGGTGGCGGGTCGAATTCACTCATGCTGGTCACAGCCACCTCTCGGCCTCCGCGGCGGCATCGAAGACACCGAACGGGATCACAGTGCCCAGCTCGCCTTCATCACCGCCGCTGTCCTCGTCGAAGTCGTCACCACCGTCGAGCACACGCAGATCGACCGGCACGACAGTGGCTCGCTCAGGTGCCGCAGCCCGGGTACGTGCCGCCACCTTGCGATCAGCCTTGGTCCTGGCCGCCGACTGCGTATCCGGGCCCGCGGACGCGCGATCCAGCAGATCCGCCAGCGCCCGCGCGGTCGCGGTCTCCACCGGTTCAGCTGTCGGCCCGGCGTCGGCGACGATCTGGCGGGCGTGACGCCAGGTAAAGTCCGCGAACGGAGCCGACACCATCGGCAGATGCGTCCAGGTCGCTCGGATCCAACCACCTTCGTAGTGGTTACGAACGAACACCTGCGACAGGTCGTACGGGTCGTAGCGGACTTCCCAAGCCCCGTTGTGCGCGGTGACACCGGAATGCTGGCGGCGATAGGGATTGAACCCGCGATCGTCGTACGTGCGCCGGTCGAGGCGCACCCCGTAATCGTTGATGGCGCGCCATTGCGAAGGCAGCAGTTCGATGTAGTCCTCACCGCTGAGCATCAACGGCAGATAGCCTGCGGCGCTGACCAGCACCGCGTACATCTCGTTCGGTGACACCGCCTGACCGCTGTCGGGACTGCGCAGCCCGTCGTGTGGACGGCGCTGCCAGTGAATCACCCACTCGTCGAACAGATCCTGCAGTTGCGCCAACGACCACGCAGCTTCGTCCTCGACATGCGCGCCGCGGCGGCCGACATCGCGGCCGACGTAACCGGCGACATACTGGCAGAACAGGGTGTTGATCGAGGAAAATGTCCGCTCGATCACGCTGTTGTCGGTCGGCGTGCGCGGATGGGACGGCTGAACCGACATGCCCAGCGTCTGACATGACCGCAGGAACGTTTCGGACAGGTAGACCTTTCCGCGGTCGCAGCCGATCGTCTCCGGGACGATTACCGGTTTCGCCGCAGCCTGCTCCATACGGATGTCGATGTCGGCCAGACTGCGATACGGCAACCGCGACACCGACATCCGCAACGTCTCTGCCCAACCCGGGCGCATCGGCTCAGGTACCAGCATCCGCGCCAGCAGCATGGATGCATCCACAGCCTTGGTACCGACCGGGCGGAGCACTCCCGCCGCGATCGTGCGCGTTGCGACATCGACCGCTGCGGTCAACTCGACTCGTCGGGCGCTCCCGTCGTCGAAGACTGCCAACACGTCCAAGGGTGTCGTGTCGATCTGAACGTGTTGTCCCGGCCGCGACGCCCATGTCGCGGTGAAGGGGCCGGTCGGCCGATTCGCCGCGGATCGCCGCGTCTTCGCCGAACCGAACGTGTGCTGTCCCGTCGACAGCGCTGTCACCAACCGGTTGAATGTCGCCTTCGACGGCATCGCGACCGCCCCGTCACCGTGCCGTTGCACCAGAAGCATTTCTACCTGCCGGCGCAGTCGATCCCGGGTTCCGGTGGACCGTTTCGTTTCCCCGTCCAACGCATCCAGGACCGCTGCCACCACGCGCTCGTCAGTGCGCCGATAGGTCGACGACGGCCGTGTCACCCTGCCGTCGACCAGCCCGCGCACGCCGCCGGAACGATAGCGGCTGCGCATCCGCTGAACCGTGATCGCGCTGGTCGGGAACCCCGCTGCAGTCAATTCGGCGGCCTTGGCTGCCTCGCGCTGGCGAATGGTGGTCCGCGCCGGGTCGTACTCGGGTCGAGGAGTGGCTCCTGGATCCGCTCCGGGCGGCAACCCGGTTTGGACCTCGACGACGTGTCGTTCCCAGTCACGAGCTCGCTCGGTGGCATTAGCAGGAACGTCGGCGAGGCTCTGCCCAGCCAGTCCACCCGACCCGAACCCGGCGTCGGACTGGCCGAGGATTGCGAACCCCGGCGAGTCCACCAGATGCGACACCAGAACCACCGACGCGGTCCCATCTGCCGCTTCCAACCTCACCCGTACACCGGACAGTGCCACCACCAGATGCTCGTCGTCGTCGAAAAATATGCGGTCTCCGACCTTCAGCAGCTTCGTCATCTCGCCGCCGCCACCGATACAATCGACATCGACTCCAACCGCTGTGACAGATCCACCATCAGCTCCTTCGACCACAACAGGTGATGCAGAACCGGCAATACGGCCACCGGATCGCCTGCCGAACGCGCGCCGCCGATCAGCGGCTGAGGTTTTGCGAACGCCGCCACCAATGTCGCCGCTGTCGATTCCACGCGGTGACGAGGATGTCGATACCCGGCCAGCCACTGCACGTTCGCCAACCAGACCCGATCGTGCTCGCTCACTCGCCGATAAACCCAGCCCATCGACGCGCATGCCCGCGCGGTCGCAGCGAACGCGACCTCATCCCGTAGCTTGATCCGTGCCGCAGGTCGACAATCGGTCACTACCCCGGTGCCGTCGGCGCGGCGGGCGAAGAAATCCGGTGCATGTGATCGACTCCTTTGCCCATCGCGCCAGAACAGCCAGAACGGTTGCGCCGCGATCCCCACGACGTCGGGATCGAAGTCCAGCGCCAGTGCCTCGTCGCGCTCCAACCACGACTCATACTCCACATGCGCCGACACCGTCGCCGACCAGTACAAGCCAGGATTGTGCCGCTGTCCCTGATATGACGGAATCGATCGGATCGGCGGAACCCGTTCGAACCGCACCGCCACCGCGTCCGCCAGCGAACACCGAACCTGTGCCCCGTCCGAGCCGACGAAGCCGATTTCGAATGCGTCCTCAACAGCGTGCAGTCCGACCGACAATTCCGCGCTCCCGTCCGTCCGCAACCAACCTGATGTGGGCAGCGCTCATGACACATTGGCATCAGATGCACTGAGTCCGCATCACATTGGCGTACTAAAAGATCAGATTCACTGAGTTCGCATCAGATGCAATGAGCCAGGACAGTGGTCGAGGTGAATCTCCTGGTTGAAAGGTTTTCGGTGGACACCCCCTTGACAGGGGAGGTACGCTCCGACGTGACGAGCTTGCGAGTCTAAGGACGGAGCGCGTCCCCCCAGCCCGGGGCCATATTGCGTTATTGCCACAGCTGCGTCAGCGCAGGAACTCTTGCAGTCAGATTTGTGTGGAGCGCCCTTACAGACACCTTCCAATCGACGGTCAACGGCAAGCCGTGTGGACACATGACAGAAGGCCGAGACCACGTTCATCGGATGCGGTCTCGGCCTTCTGGTGAAAAGTTCAGCGAGTGATCAGTACGCAGTCTTCATCGGTTGGCAAGTGCTGGCCTGCCAACCTGTGGAGCTGTACTCCACTCGGATAGCCAGCTCGAGGCCGGTGTCGTAGGTGGCGATGAAGTCTGAAACAGAAGCTCCGGTGGAGTATTCGGCGAGGTCGACCAGCTGCGCCTGCTGCACCCGGCGAATATCTGTGCTCGTGTAGGCCTCCGCCAGATGTGGGGTCACCCACCTGCTCACACGTTCGAGCCAGTCGGCGCCGGGCGTGGTGAAGTCTTGTGCGAAGCCGCGGGCGACCACCCTGTACTGGCCGGCAACTCCCATCGGGGTGTTGTGGTCGGCGTCCGTGCCGTCGCCATGGTCTGCTTCCGTTTCGGTCGGCGGAGCCACTGCCACGTATGTCGTGGGGGGCGACTCCGAGGGCGGTGAGGAATTGTCCGGTCGATCGAGAACCAGCGTGTAGAGCAGGAATCCGCTGATCAGAGCTATGGCAACGACTGCGAGCTTATGTCGGCGCAGTCCGGCAATGATCGCCCGTGAGCGTGGTGGTTGCTTCTGCTCGGTGGACTCGTTTTCCTCCGAGAACTCCTGGTCATCGGGGTTGTCCTGCGGTGGCAATGACATCGCGTGCTTCTCTCTTTCAGGGGGTCAGGCCCATGTTCTGCAGATACGGCATTGGATCTGTGCTTTTGCCGTCCACCCGAACTTCGAAGTGCAAGTGGTCGCCGGTGGAGTCTCCGGTTGTCCCGACTCCACCGATTTCCGTTCCCGCGCTCACCTGATCTCCGACCTTGACTTTGATCGCGCCGTCGACTTGGTGGGCGTATCGGGTCTCAGTGTTGCCGGTGGTGATGACAACACAGTTCCCGTAGCCATCGCCGACGTTGCTCGCTTGGGTCACGGTGCCTCCTGTCACGGCGAAAATCGGGGTCCCGGAGGCTGCTCCGAAGTCGAGACCGGCGTGCATCTGCCCGCCTGTTCCGGTGGGGTTGGAGCGGTAGCCGTAGCCGGAGGTGATCGTGTATTTGCCTGGGTCGACGGGTAGTCGCGCGTTTCCATCACCGACCGCGCCGGCGCCGGGAGCTGCGATCGCGGCATTGCCGTAGACACTGACGTGGACATGGTCACGGTGGGCAACGGTGTCGGTGCTGTTTCCACCGAGGGGGTAGTCGTAGGGTCCCCAACTTCCGGGTTGTCCTACCGCATCCTGGCTTCGCGTCCAGATTTTCTCGTACCAGATGACGTACTTGACGCCCAATGCATCAGCGTTCTTGACGACGAAATCTGCGATCGCATCGCCCTTGGCTCGGCCGGCGGGGGTGCGGTAGTCGTCGTCGCCTTCGGTCATCATCGCGTCGACGGCGCGACCTTCTTGATGATCCCGATCGACGCCCGATGGGCGATCGCCGACATTCGCCCAGGGCCGCTCTCCGAAGGTTTCGGTGATGCACCGCATCACTCGGAGGGCGTCGGGTGTGAGTCCCTTTTCGGCAGGATTGTTGGTCGGTGCACAGTCCATTGCCGCGCCGCCGCCACACAGGACGTCGGCAACGTCGAGTTCGAAACTGTCGCCTACGTTGATCGGGCTGTCGCCCACGTCCTGCGGTCCGCCCGAGACGGGCTTGTCATATTGCGGGGGCAGCGCGGGCGCATCTTTGCTTGCGCCCTTGTTCTCCGCATACAAGCGGCGAGCAATGATCTCGTCGTCGGCGTAGGCGTCGGGGTACAGCGAAACCTGCACCTTCTGCGCGGCAACGGTGACCGGCAACGCTTCCCATCCGGGCACCTTTTTGAGTGCTTCGTAAAACTTGATCGCGGCGATCTGCGGGTTCATCAGCTCGTCCATCGTTCCCCACCACGGATACTGCTGTTGAAACGGATTCACGCTGCCGTGATCGTTGCCGACCGCGTCGTGCGGGTAGTTCAGTGACTTACCGACATCCATTTGATCGGCTGCCAAGATGCCGGTTCCGTCGTTCGCGTAGTTCTTGAATCCGGATTCTTGGGATGCGGTGGAGAGCGCGACGATGATGCCCTGATCGGAGAAGCCCATCTGTTCGCCGACGGCAATGATCGTGCGGACGATCTCGGTTTGTTTTCCGGCCAGAACGGAGGGGTCGGTCGGCGCCACTTCGGCGCCGGCAGGTGGCATGACTGCCGGGCCGCCGCAACTTGTCGAGGCGTCCGATCCGCTGCGGAGCAGCATCATGATCGGGATGGCAACGATCAGGACAGCGCCCATTACTGGAACGAGAGCGATCGCGATCCAGTGCTTGTAGGTCATCGACGCCTACCCGGCGGAGTGTCTGGAAGGCCGTACCAACTCGGACGGTTGCGGGCGAGCTGTCGACGGCGAAACCCGAGGCACCGCCGAGGACTGACTGGACGACGCCGGCTTCTCCGACGTACGGCGGGCGGAAGTCTTCTTCGGTTCCGGCAACAAGATCGGCGAACCATTGCTGGTGCGGTACTCGCGGAAAGTTTCCCGTCCGACATTGGTGGTCTTCGGCGTTGCTCCACCTCTGTCTCCGCGAGCGGGCCTAGTGGCAGCCGAGACGGGTGCATTGCTGACCGGCTTCTTGATTCCAGGCTTGGCTACCTGATCGCGGCGCGGCCGCGGCGCACCAGTGGAGACTGGGACACCCGTGACTTTCGATGCCGCCGCGGCGGTTGCTGTGGACGCGGCCGATTTCGCGGCGTCCTTGCCCTTCTGCCCTGCCGCGATTGCGGCGGCCGTCGCAGTTGTGTCCTTCCCCTTCGTCTCGGATTTCGCAGGCTGGTCGACGTCCTTGCCTGCTGCTCGCTTGTTCTTGACTGCTTTCACCCCTGCGACTGCTGCCTTACCCACGAAGTAGGCCGCGGCCACTCCACCCGTCGCGGCTGTACCCGTGGCGGCACCGGCGGTTTGAGCTGCAGCGCCTGTGGCTTTCGCAGCAGTCGCGCCATGCCGGGCTGCCGTGGCGCCGTGCTTGGCGAGCGTTTTTCCACCCTGGTAGACCTGGCGTCCGACTTGAGCTGCGGCTGCGGCGTTCTGCATCGGGCTAGCGACCGGAGTCGACTTACTGATCGCGGTCGGTGCTGCGCCAGGCCGGGTGGCCATCTTCTGCGCGAGAGTGTCGGAGAGTTTGCGTAGACGCTTGACCCCTCTGCGGAACATGACGAGGCCGACGAGCAGGACGATGTCGACGAAGACGAATTTCTCCATCAAACCGCCGCTCTCCGTATTGAAGAACGAACGCACGACCAGCAGATACGCCGCTACGAAGACCACGGCGAACACCATGATCACCACGGACATGATGACCGTGGAGGCGGTTTTCAGCAGGGAGCCACGGCCGGCGCCCGGCAGAATCCCGATCACGAGGGCGGGAATCGCTTTGACTGCTGACCCGAGTGCTGCCGCCGCTGCCATCAACATGGCCCCGGCGAACAGGAAGGCGAAAAGCATGATGATCGAGCTGCCGGGTACGAGTATCAGTCCGCCAATGACCTGGGAGGGTCCAGGGTTGTCGGCGTAGTCCTTCATGTCTTTCGCACCGGATCCGTCGCAATCGGCGATGTTGTCCTTGAGGGTGTCTTTGTCGTTGCCCTTCTTGTCTTCGTGCGCCGAGTCCCATGCCTCGATGCAATCGGCGCCGGCCGAGGGATCGGTGTCGATTACTGTTCCGAAGTTCAGTAGTTGGGTGGGTTGGCGAATGAAGCTGTCCGCCAGGCCTGCTCCGATGTCGTTGATCATTTCGTCGGGGCTCGAATTCATGTCACCGTCGTTGGCGAGGCCTGACGCGATCTGCAGGCCGGCGTCGCGGCCCTGCATGATCAGCCCGTCTTGGCCGGCGATCCGCTCGATCGGGTTCGAGAGGACGCCCACTGCCAGCGCCGCGATGGCGCAGGAGATCATGAGTTCGTAGATGCCAGTGGACCAGCGTCCGCGGATAATCCAGATCGCTACAACGCCGGCTGTCACGGTCAGGAAGGTGGTGGTGAGGTTGAACTGTCCGGTGATCGATGTGACCGCGTCTCCGAGTGTTCGCACGGGTGCAACGATTTTCGGAAGCCAGTCGAAGGACATGCTCCAGGTGATGAACCATATTGCCGCGCCAGATATCGCTCGATAGATCTCGAACTGGATCTGGATGATGATGGAGTACGCCATGTAGGTGGGGTGGCGGGCCGAACCTTCGTCGATCGAGAGGTAGTACCGCCATACGGAAATTCCGTGTGAGTCTTTGACCGGCATGAAGTTGAAGTAGCGGTTCTCCGGTGATCGGGATCCGTCTTCGGCATGGGCAGGCAAGGCGGCAATGACCGCGACCGTGCCGATCAAGTGCCAGCCGACGACAGTTCTGACTACTGCTCGTCGAATTCTCGTTGCCCACAACCACACTCGCATCCTCTTGGTACGGCGGTCGAGCGCTGAGCACACAGGTTGGGGAACCCATGACCAGAGAACCCACAGCAAGGCCGCCTTGACGCCGGCGCGAACAGAGAAGACGGTGCGGGACGTGTCGGCAGGCGACGTTGCTGTGGCACTCATGCGTCGATCAGCTCCTTGGGCGCCTTGTTCGGCGTCGTCTGGGTTGCGTGTGCACGGTTCGGCTCCGACGGCATGAGCACCTTGATTCGGCCGATGTTGCCGTAGGCGTCGCGCATGTAGCCCTCCCCGCGGCGATGAGGCTCGACGTATTCCGCACCGGTGTCCGGGTCTTTGCCTGAAACGGGGGACGTCTGTTCGGTGAGTTCTTTGAACATGTCGGGGTCTCTGGGATCCAGACCGACGAATGCCAGCGAGCGACGAGCGAGCGTGGCATCCGTCTGGCGCATCGCGAACCGAGTGGGGATCAAGCCTCGCAAGGTCTCGTTGCCCAAACCCTCATCCGGGTCCTGCGATCCGAGCCCGATGTACGCCTGCTCCTTGCGGCCCTCTCGAAGGAAGTCGATGACAATGTCGACGCCTTCCTCGGCCCGCGTCATGCGGTGGCACTCGTCGGCGAGGAACATCGCAGGCTCGCTCGGATTCGCAAAGCAGATCCCGCGGGCGATCAGACCGATGAGCGCATACATGGCGCGGCCCACGCGCTTCTCCAGCCCGAGCTGGCGGAACAGGTGCTCCTGAACGATTTCCTGCTGGCTCGGGAGTTTGACCGTGTGGGTACGGAACACGATTGCCTGCGCTGTGATGTCGAGCGCCGGCAGTCCCTTCTCGAACAAGGCCGCTGCGTAGGACTTGCGGGCGTAGACCCCGAGTTTGTCGGCCAACTCGATGCGCTGAACGAGGGTGCACTCGTCGCTGCGGAGGTGATCGAGGATGTCTCCGAGGCCACCGTCGAGCAATCCGTGCTCACCACGGTAGGCAGGCTCGAGGACAGTACCGAGGAGGACACCGAGCGGCTCGTCGGGCTGAAGCTGTAGAAGCGGCAGTAGAACTGATGTCGCAACCTCTGCGCCCTTGTCGGGCCCGAAGATTCGCAGTGGGTCCAGGCTCCACTTGGGATGAGACAGATCCGCGATGACAGCCTCGGCGATGGTGGCGGCCCATCGGGCGTACTCCCCCACCTCGGTGTGATCGATGACGACGATCTTCCCTCCGCGATCGTGGAAGGCTCCGCCGATCCCTTTGAGGAGAACCGACTTACCCGATCCCAGCGCACCGACCGCTGCGAAGGACCCCGAAATGTCTGCCGCCGACTTCTTGGCGACATCGTGATGAACCACGCCGATCCGGGCCGAACTGATGTTCAATGCGAGCAGCGGGCCCGACGAATCACCCAAGTCGTTGTGGACGCAGGGAACGTAGGCGGAGAAATCGGTCGAGGTGGTGATCTGAGCGAATTCTTTGACGATTGAGGGTGTGGACACTCCAGGGTTGAGTGCGTGCCAGAGGTCCTCTTGGAATCCGAGCGGGCTGACCAGCTTGTAGCTGGAGAGTTCGAACAGTTTCGCGAGTTGCCGTGCATCCCGGAGTGCGACCTCTTCGGTGTGTGCCCCGATGGCGAAGATCGTCGTCGACTGGACTTCGACTTCCATGTTGTCGGCGTCCATTTTTGCGGCGTACTCGGCGAGGTCCTCCGCTGCGGCGTGGAGAACCCCGTGCCCGTGGGACACTTCGCCCTCGCGTTGGCTGAACTGCTCGTTCAGGTTGATCAGAGCGCGTTTGTTCTTCTTCGATACCTCTGCCGAACTGCGTATGTGAAGTCTGATGCCCCAATCCACGTCGACGCCGGCAATGGCATCGGCCAGGGCGAGGAACTCGGATCCGGGGAAGACTGTGTTGCCGGAGGGAGTGTCGGCCAACGCAAGTAGGCATTGGTAATTTGCGGGCCGCTCTTCCAATGTCCAGGGTTGATCGATTTTGAGTGCCTTCGTCAATGTCGGCGCCTTCGATTTCCAGCCGGAACTAGGGCGATCGGATTGGGCGCCTTCGTCGAAGCGTGCGGCGGTGAATGCCGCCATCGGCTTTGTGCCGATCGAGGCGTAGGGCAGTGGAACGTCCGAATCCAGGCCGAGCCCTCGCTGAAGGCTGTGTTGATGGAGCCAGACCATCTGTGCAGGCGTCGCCGGTGTTGGGCGGAAATAGGCTGGAATATCGGCGGCGATCATGTTTGCCTGTGTTGTCCGCCTGGCCACTTCTTCGGGGTCCAGCGATGTTCGCGGAAGTCCGAGATAGTCGGTCAATGTCGTCCGCGCGGCAGACCAGGCCGCGGCCGCCTGGTTCTTCCATCCTCTGTTGGCGAGAGGAATAGACAGCCAGTAGATGCGCTTGCCTGGTTGGAACATTTCCAATGTCTCGATGGTGGCGTCGCACTCGGCGGCCCACTGCGGGTGTGCATCGAGGTCGATGCCTTCTTCCATCCGTGCCACTACTGCCTCGGGATTGAGGCTGGCGCAGATTCCGAGGAGAAGCGCCTCGCCGTCGAGTGCACGCATCAGCATCTTGTGCATAGATCTCGCTGTGCTCTTGTCCTCGGCCGGCCTGTATCCGTATTCGATTCCGGTCAGGATGAAGTCGGCCCAGACCGTGCCTGAGCGCGTCCACCGAAGATTTCCTCCGACAGCTGTGATTGGTTGAAGCATCAGGCCTTCTCTCGAACGTTGTGCGATGCGGCGGCCATGGCAACAAGTCGCTGGACGCTGGTGGATGCAGCGGGTTGGGTGGCCAGTGGCGGCCGGGGAATGGACGGCGGTGAAACTCGCCGTCGCTCCGGAGGGGTGTGGCAGGCAGGTTCGGACTCGATGCGGACCGGGCGAGCGTTCGGAATGTGCTCCACGACGGGCGGCGCCGCGAGTGACGGGACTGGCACCACAGTCACCATGCCTGCGAGGGCGCGGACTCGGGGTCGTCGCGGTGTAGGTCCGGCGACCTTCGGCGCTTGTGCTGGCGAACCGAGTGCTTTGCTCACACCGGCGACCATGGACAGTGGATTTCGGCCGCCGATGGGGAGCTTGCCGAGTCCCCACGCTGTGACTCCGACGAGTGCGAGGAAGACGAATACGTTGCGAATCAGCGAGCCTGTCGCCCAAATTCCCGGAGTCTTCCAGAGCACGAGGGCTACCAGTCCGGCGCCGACGAACTGTGTGTAGCTGTACGGTCCGCCGGGGAGCTTCTTTC
The Rhodococcus qingshengii JCM 15477 genome window above contains:
- a CDS encoding Mu transposase C-terminal domain-containing protein, which encodes MTKLLKVGDRIFFDDDEHLVVALSGVRVRLEAADGTASVVLVSHLVDSPGFAILGQSDAGFGSGGLAGQSLADVPANATERARDWERHVVEVQTGLPPGADPGATPRPEYDPARTTIRQREAAKAAELTAAGFPTSAITVQRMRSRYRSGGVRGLVDGRVTRPSSTYRRTDERVVAAVLDALDGETKRSTGTRDRLRRQVEMLLVQRHGDGAVAMPSKATFNRLVTALSTGQHTFGSAKTRRSAANRPTGPFTATWASRPGQHVQIDTTPLDVLAVFDDGSARRVELTAAVDVATRTIAAGVLRPVGTKAVDASMLLARMLVPEPMRPGWAETLRMSVSRLPYRSLADIDIRMEQAAAKPVIVPETIGCDRGKVYLSETFLRSCQTLGMSVQPSHPRTPTDNSVIERTFSSINTLFCQYVAGYVGRDVGRRGAHVEDEAAWSLAQLQDLFDEWVIHWQRRPHDGLRSPDSGQAVSPNEMYAVLVSAAGYLPLMLSGEDYIELLPSQWRAINDYGVRLDRRTYDDRGFNPYRRQHSGVTAHNGAWEVRYDPYDLSQVFVRNHYEGGWIRATWTHLPMVSAPFADFTWRHARQIVADAGPTAEPVETATARALADLLDRASAGPDTQSAARTKADRKVAARTRAAAPERATVVPVDLRVLDGGDDFDEDSGGDEGELGTVIPFGVFDAAAEAERWL
- a CDS encoding TnsA-like heteromeric transposase endonuclease subunit; translation: MSVGLHAVEDAFEIGFVGSDGAQVRCSLADAVAVRFERVPPIRSIPSYQGQRHNPGLYWSATVSAHVEYESWLERDEALALDFDPDVVGIAAQPFWLFWRDGQRSRSHAPDFFARRADGTGVVTDCRPAARIKLRDEVAFAATARACASMGWVYRRVSEHDRVWLANVQWLAGYRHPRHRVESTAATLVAAFAKPQPLIGGARSAGDPVAVLPVLHHLLWSKELMVDLSQRLESMSIVSVAAAR
- a CDS encoding M23 family metallopeptidase: MTYKHWIAIALVPVMGAVLIVAIPIMMLLRSGSDASTSCGGPAVMPPAGAEVAPTDPSVLAGKQTEIVRTIIAVGEQMGFSDQGIIVALSTASQESGFKNYANDGTGILAADQMDVGKSLNYPHDAVGNDHGSVNPFQQQYPWWGTMDELMNPQIAAIKFYEALKKVPGWEALPVTVAAQKVQVSLYPDAYADDEIIARRLYAENKGASKDAPALPPQYDKPVSGGPQDVGDSPINVGDSFELDVADVLCGGGAAMDCAPTNNPAEKGLTPDALRVMRCITETFGERPWANVGDRPSGVDRDHQEGRAVDAMMTEGDDDYRTPAGRAKGDAIADFVVKNADALGVKYVIWYEKIWTRSQDAVGQPGSWGPYDYPLGGNSTDTVAHRDHVHVSVYGNAAIAAPGAGAVGDGNARLPVDPGKYTITSGYGYRSNPTGTGGQMHAGLDFGAASGTPIFAVTGGTVTQASNVGDGYGNCVVITTGNTETRYAHQVDGAIKVKVGDQVSAGTEIGGVGTTGDSTGDHLHFEVRVDGKSTDPMPYLQNMGLTP
- a CDS encoding ATP-binding protein, translated to MLQPITAVGGNLRWTRSGTVWADFILTGIEYGYRPAEDKSTARSMHKMLMRALDGEALLLGICASLNPEAVVARMEEGIDLDAHPQWAAECDATIETLEMFQPGKRIYWLSIPLANRGWKNQAAAAWSAARTTLTDYLGLPRTSLDPEEVARRTTQANMIAADIPAYFRPTPATPAQMVWLHQHSLQRGLGLDSDVPLPYASIGTKPMAAFTAARFDEGAQSDRPSSGWKSKAPTLTKALKIDQPWTLEERPANYQCLLALADTPSGNTVFPGSEFLALADAIAGVDVDWGIRLHIRSSAEVSKKNKRALINLNEQFSQREGEVSHGHGVLHAAAEDLAEYAAKMDADNMEVEVQSTTIFAIGAHTEEVALRDARQLAKLFELSSYKLVSPLGFQEDLWHALNPGVSTPSIVKEFAQITTSTDFSAYVPCVHNDLGDSSGPLLALNISSARIGVVHHDVAKKSAADISGSFAAVGALGSGKSVLLKGIGGAFHDRGGKIVVIDHTEVGEYARWAATIAEAVIADLSHPKWSLDPLRIFGPDKGAEVATSVLLPLLQLQPDEPLGVLLGTVLEPAYRGEHGLLDGGLGDILDHLRSDECTLVQRIELADKLGVYARKSYAAALFEKGLPALDITAQAIVFRTHTVKLPSQQEIVQEHLFRQLGLEKRVGRAMYALIGLIARGICFANPSEPAMFLADECHRMTRAEEGVDIVIDFLREGRKEQAYIGLGSQDPDEGLGNETLRGLIPTRFAMRQTDATLARRSLAFVGLDPRDPDMFKELTEQTSPVSGKDPDTGAEYVEPHRRGEGYMRDAYGNIGRIKVLMPSEPNRAHATQTTPNKAPKELIDA